From the genome of Candidatus Omnitrophota bacterium:
GCCGTCACGAGCGGGGAGTTCTGGGACAAACTCCGGAGTAGCAGACATAGGGCGTGATCCGTAGTCCTTGACAAAATGGCAGGGCGCTGTTACAATAAAGAAAATATGATATAGAAAGGGTGATAATAATGTCGAAAGTGAGCGTTGGCGAGCATGAACCTCTGGAGAGGGCTCTCAGGCGCTTCAAGAAGAAGATCGAGCGGGAGGGTATCTTAAAGGCCCTCAAAGCGCGAAAGCACTATGAAAAGCCCAGTGAGCGTAAGCGCCGAAAAAGAAAGATGACGTCATCAAAGTGGTAATAAAACGGCCGGCGTCTTTCTTATCAGGCTGGTTTATCCTATTTTCATCGGTCGTATGCCTCTCTTCTATGGCCGCCGGTGATGCGCCGCATGCGAAAATAGAGCTTCCTCAGGAGACCGTTTTCAGGAAAATTCTTGAAAACGGTCTCGTCATTTTAGCCAAAGAGGCGCCGCCATCCGACCTTATGGCGATCGATATAACGATACGGGCCGGGTCGGCCACGGAAGGCGAATACCTCGGATCAGGCATATCCCACCTTACCGAACACATGGTCTTCAAGGGGACCTCCTCAAAGGGGCAGGGTACCATAGAGCGTGAGATGAAGTCTTACGGCGGGTTCCTTAACGGCTCGGTTTCGCACGATATAACCGATTTTCATGTCACCGTCCCGATCGAGCATTTCGACCGGACCCTTGCGCTTTTGAAAGAGATGCTCTTGAATGCCGTCTTTGACAATACGGAGCTCGAGAAGGAAAAGTCGGTCATATCGAAAGAGATAAAGATGAACGAGGATGAGCCGCAGAGTGCGCTCGCGAAGGCGCTTTACAGGACGGCATACCTGCGCCATCCTTACCGTTTCCCGGTCATCGGCTATGAAGATAAGCTCGCGCGCCTCGACAGGGAGGACCTCATGCGTTATTACCAGCGTATGTATGTGCCCAACAGGATGGTCATAGCCGTCGCGGGCGGCGGCGCGGAAAAGGCAGCGGAGACGATAGAGAGGGAATTTAAAAATTTTCGCGCGCCGTATTACGGCGAACCCGTTGTGGCCGCAGAACCTCCGCAGATAGCGAAGCGGTTGCTTGACGCAAGGCGGCCGATGAACCTTTCGTACCTGGCCATGGGGTTCCATTCAACGGGAGTGCTCGATAGAGATATCTTTGCCATGGATGTGCTTGCGATCATGCTAGGGATAGGCGACTCTTCGCGGCTGAACGATACGCTGGTCAAGGAAAAGCAGCTCGCCTACTATGTGGGCGCCTGGAATTATGTATCGGAAGATCCCGGCCTCATGGTGGTCACGGCCATACTCGACGATAAGAAGATCGCCCCGGCCGAGTCGGAGATCCTTGCCGAGATACAGAAGGTCCGTGACGGCCTGCCGGACACAAAAGAGCTTGAGAGGGCAAAGCGTATCGTGCTGAGCGACTTCATATTCTCCCGGCAGACGCTGGAAGAGCAGGCCTCCGACATGAGCAAGAACGAGATATTGACAGGCGACTACGATTTCTCAAGGCGCTACGTTGCCGGCATCCAGTCCGTTACGGGAGAAGACGTCCGGAGGGTTGCCGGGAAGTATCTTAGAGAGGAGAATCTTACGACCATAAGGCTCCTTCCTGTCGCCCCCGGCCTCCTGAAGCCCGGATCTGCGCAGGCGGCCGGACGGGTTACGGGCAGGACGTCAAAGCATACGCTTCCGAACGGCCTCCGTCTCCTTCTCAGAGAGGACCCCAAGACGCCGACCGTTTCCGTAACGATAGCTTTTCTCGGAGGGTTGGCGGCCGAGACGGAGAAGACGAACGGCATATCCTCCATTACATCGGCGCTATTATTAAAAGGCACCCCCTCCAGGAAAGAGGCAGAGATAAAGGGGGCCATCGAGCGCCTGGGAGGAAATATAGATTCATTCAGCGGGATGGATAGTTTCGGGCTGACCCTGGAAGTGCTCAAAGGGGACCTCGATACGGCGCTCGATATCGTGAAGGATGCGCTCATCAACTCGGATTTCCCGGAAGAGGAGATAGCGAAGATGAAGCTCTTGACCCTGGCTTCCATAAAAGACGAGGACGGCGACATATTCGAACAGGGTGTACTGAGATCCAGGAAAGTACTTTTCGGTCCCCATCCTTATGGCATGAGATATAAAGGCGAAGAGACGACCGTCATGTCCCTGACAAGGGACGACATCGCCGGTTTCCGCCGGAAGTATTGCGTGCCCGCCAATATGGTCATTTCGGTATCCGGCGACATCGAGGAGAAGGCCGTTCTCGAAAGATTAAGATCCCTTTTCGGCGTCATGGACGGAGCGGCCGGGCCCGATATGCCGGGGCACACTGTAAAGCCGGCCTCCGCAAAGACCGTGACATACGCCATGCCCCGGGAAGAGAGCCTCGTCGTCATGGCATTCAATACGGTCGGTATAAAGGATAAAGATATCTACGCCTTCGAGGTGCTGGGTTCGATCGTCTCCGGCCACTCCGGACGGCTTTTCGAAGAGCTTCGCGACAAGAGATCGCTGGCGTACACCCTGGGATGCCTTCAAAGGCACGGGGCGCTTGCCGGCTACCTCCTGCTCTATGTAGCTACGGTAAAGGATAAGATAGCCGAGACGGAGAAGGCGCTTGCGCAGGAGTTGAAGACCCTGCGCGAAAAGGCGGTCAGCGACGAAGATCTCCTCTTTGCAAAACGTGAATTGATAGCATCCCGCAAGGGCCTCATGCAGACCAACGGCTTCCTTTCGCTTGAGTGCGCCCTGAACGAGCTATACGGCAACGGGTTCGAAGAAGTATATAATTACGAAAAGGGCATAGGGCTGGTCACCAAAGAGGATATAAAAAATGCCGCCGCGAGATATATGACCCCGGACGCCTGCGTCGAAGTGGTCATCGCGCCGGACGGGGTAAAATGATCTTCAGCCTCTCCACTTCATGGAATTCATTCCGCCACACCAGCGGCATAGACCTGATAAATGAGATAAGGTCGATCGGGTTCGACACGGTCGAGCTGAACTTCGCCCTGACCGAAGATATGGTGGACGACGTACGGTCTCTCAGGGATGAGGGGAAGATATCCGTTTCCAGCCTGCACAATATATGTCCGCTCCCCGCCGGGATCAGGCCGGAAGAGGCCTCGCCGGACTGCTATTCGCTTGCGTCGCCCGACGAAAAGGAACGCGCCCTTGCGGTCCGTGCGGCGAAGAATACGATAGACTGGGCCGGCCGTCTCGGCGCCGGGGCCGTGGTCCTGCATACCGGAAGGGTGGAGATGAAGGATAGGACCAGGGAACTTGCTTCGGCCGCGGGTGACGCTGTCCTGGAGAAAGAGATACGGGAAGCGATGGCCGGAGAGAGAGAGGAGAAGAAGGGCGGATACCTGGGTAATGTCATAAAGAGCCTCGAAGAGTTGATCCCTTACGCAAAGGGTCCCGGGGTGCGCCTCGGCGTAGAGAACCGCTACTACTACAGAGAGATACCTCTCTTCGACGAATTCGAGACGCTCTTCAAAAGGTTCAGAGTGGGGGACCTCTTTTACTGGCACGACGTCGGCCATGCCCAGGTCTTTGAGAACCTGGGGATCTTGCGGCACGAAGATCTGCTGAAGAAGTTCTCGGGCCGCTTGCTGGGGGTCCATCTCCATGATATAATTAGCCCTATAAGCGACCACCATGCGCCCGGCCGCGGCGAGATCGATTTCAGGATGATAGCGCCGTATATAAAGAGCGGCACAATAAAGGTGATAGAGGCGCACAGGCAGGCCTCGGCGGACGATATCCGCCGGAGCGTCCATTATCTGAAAGAGATGGGTATAGGAGACGGTCGATAGATGGCTGATAGCGTGCGAGATCCCGCAGTGGCCGGGCAATTTTACGCCGGCTCCCGCAACTCGCTTCTGAAAGAAGCAGGTTCGCTGATCGAAACGGGTGCGGAGAGGGAGGGCGCGATAGGGGCGGTCCTGCCCCATGCCGGTTACGTATATTCCGGCGCCGTCGCGGGTAGCGTCCTGTCTATCATGAAGCCAAGGACCACCTACATAATAATAGGGCCCAATCACACCGGGATGGGGGAACGTTTCAGCATGGCAGGCCACCGTCGATGGAAGACGCCTCTCGGGGACGTTGAGATCGACCGGGAGCTGTCGGAGGCGATACTCAAAAAGTGCGGTCTGATAAAGAGGGACGCGCTGGCGCACCTCCGCGAACATTCTATAGAGGTACAGCTTCCGCTACTTCAGTTATCGAATAAGGGGCCTTTCAGCATAGTCCCGATAGCGGCGTCGGGGGCGGATATAGATACTTACCGGCGGATAGGG
Proteins encoded in this window:
- the rpsU gene encoding 30S ribosomal protein S21 yields the protein MSKVSVGEHEPLERALRRFKKKIEREGILKALKARKHYEKPSERKRRKRKMTSSKW
- a CDS encoding pitrilysin family protein: MAAGDAPHAKIELPQETVFRKILENGLVILAKEAPPSDLMAIDITIRAGSATEGEYLGSGISHLTEHMVFKGTSSKGQGTIEREMKSYGGFLNGSVSHDITDFHVTVPIEHFDRTLALLKEMLLNAVFDNTELEKEKSVISKEIKMNEDEPQSALAKALYRTAYLRHPYRFPVIGYEDKLARLDREDLMRYYQRMYVPNRMVIAVAGGGAEKAAETIEREFKNFRAPYYGEPVVAAEPPQIAKRLLDARRPMNLSYLAMGFHSTGVLDRDIFAMDVLAIMLGIGDSSRLNDTLVKEKQLAYYVGAWNYVSEDPGLMVVTAILDDKKIAPAESEILAEIQKVRDGLPDTKELERAKRIVLSDFIFSRQTLEEQASDMSKNEILTGDYDFSRRYVAGIQSVTGEDVRRVAGKYLREENLTTIRLLPVAPGLLKPGSAQAAGRVTGRTSKHTLPNGLRLLLREDPKTPTVSVTIAFLGGLAAETEKTNGISSITSALLLKGTPSRKEAEIKGAIERLGGNIDSFSGMDSFGLTLEVLKGDLDTALDIVKDALINSDFPEEEIAKMKLLTLASIKDEDGDIFEQGVLRSRKVLFGPHPYGMRYKGEETTVMSLTRDDIAGFRRKYCVPANMVISVSGDIEEKAVLERLRSLFGVMDGAAGPDMPGHTVKPASAKTVTYAMPREESLVVMAFNTVGIKDKDIYAFEVLGSIVSGHSGRLFEELRDKRSLAYTLGCLQRHGALAGYLLLYVATVKDKIAETEKALAQELKTLREKAVSDEDLLFAKRELIASRKGLMQTNGFLSLECALNELYGNGFEEVYNYEKGIGLVTKEDIKNAAARYMTPDACVEVVIAPDGVK
- a CDS encoding TIM barrel protein, with amino-acid sequence MIFSLSTSWNSFRHTSGIDLINEIRSIGFDTVELNFALTEDMVDDVRSLRDEGKISVSSLHNICPLPAGIRPEEASPDCYSLASPDEKERALAVRAAKNTIDWAGRLGAGAVVLHTGRVEMKDRTRELASAAGDAVLEKEIREAMAGEREEKKGGYLGNVIKSLEELIPYAKGPGVRLGVENRYYYREIPLFDEFETLFKRFRVGDLFYWHDVGHAQVFENLGILRHEDLLKKFSGRLLGVHLHDIISPISDHHAPGRGEIDFRMIAPYIKSGTIKVIEAHRQASADDIRRSVHYLKEMGIGDGR
- the amrB gene encoding AmmeMemoRadiSam system protein B; the encoded protein is MADSVRDPAVAGQFYAGSRNSLLKEAGSLIETGAEREGAIGAVLPHAGYVYSGAVAGSVLSIMKPRTTYIIIGPNHTGMGERFSMAGHRRWKTPLGDVEIDRELSEAILKKCGLIKRDALAHLREHSIEVQLPLLQLSNKGPFSIVPIAASGADIDTYRRIGTALAASVKEAGRSRDVAVIASSDMTHYEERDIAERKDKVAIEAILALDEEMLVRYVEGSDISMCGYIPVAIMLSAVKELGARAARLVRYQTSGDVSGDYTSVVGYAGILIK